One part of the Hydrogenobacter sp. T-2 genome encodes these proteins:
- the nifT gene encoding putative nitrogen fixation protein NifT has product MKATFRKNLINGALEVYIPKKDLEAVVVNIQKEGVWGGIFELSNGWVLKVPALETEPKFPITLEVKKINE; this is encoded by the coding sequence ATGAAGGCTACCTTTAGAAAAAACTTAATTAATGGTGCTCTTGAGGTATACATACCCAAGAAGGACTTAGAGGCTGTGGTCGTAAATATACAAAAGGAGGGTGTGTGGGGTGGCATCTTTGAACTTTCAAACGGGTGGGTTCTGAAGGTGCCAGCCCTCGAAACGGAGCCCAAGTTTCCAATAACCTTAGAGGTAAAAAAAATCAATGAGTAA